In Colletotrichum lupini chromosome 6, complete sequence, a single window of DNA contains:
- a CDS encoding multidrug resistance protein: MGSQSGGVLFGFSSNVSRAHSAANHIIDLRISRPPINTSSGVKELPESENNRVAIEFRDVTFAYPSRPNRSVLHGLNLKILRGQSVGIVGASGCGKSTIVALLERFYDINSGQLLVEGTTIRDLDVQFHRSRIGLVSQDTALFQGSIRDNILLGLPDDEAAAPDADDRVERACRSANMHDFISSLPDGYATDVGNRGVALSGGQRQRLEIARALIREPEVLLFDEATSALDTANEVLVQAAIEAVAREKPGRTTIAVAHRLLTIQRCDRIFVLHRGQVAEDGTHEELFQRRGMYYEMVLAQSLDREVVEIV, translated from the exons ATGGGGTCGCAATCGGGCGGCGTTCTGTTCGGCTTTTCGTCGA ACGTTTCGAGAGCACATTCGGCGGCAAATCACATCATTGACTTGCGCATATCGCGGCCTCCCATCAATACCTCCTCCGGCGTCAAGGAATTGCCGGAGAGCGAGAACAACCGGGTAGCCATCGAATTCCGCGACGTGACCTTTGCATACCCCAGCCGGCCAAATCGCTCTGTACTACACGGTCTCAATCTCAAGATCCTAAGGGGCCAGTCCGTTGGCATCGTAGGCGCCTCGGGCTGCGGTAAAAGTACCATTGTTGCCCTTCTAGAGCGATTTTACGACATCAACTCTGGACAGCTCCTCGTTGAGGGCACAACTATCCGAGATTTGGACGTACAATTTCACCGCTCCCGCATCGGCCTTGTGTCGCAGGATACCGCGCTCTTCCAGGGCAGCATCCGGGATAACATTCTCCTTGGTCTTCCAGACGATGAAGCGGCGGCGCCCGACGCAGATGATCGCGTGGAGCGCGCGTGCCGCTCGGCCAACATGCATGATTTTATTAGCAGCTTGCCCGACGGATACGCGACCGACGTCGGAAACCGCGGTGTCGCTCTCTCCGGGGGTCAGCGCCAACGTCTCGAAATCGCTCGAGCGCTAATCCGCGAGCCGGAGGTGTTACTCTTTGATGAAGCCACTAGCGCCCTAGACACCGCCAACGAGGTGCTGGTACAAGCTGCCATCGAGGCGGTCGCGCGAGAGAAGCCTGGCCGGACCACCATTGCCGTGGCTCATCGCCTGTTGACTATACAGCGCTGCGACCGAATTTTTGTGCTGCACAGAGGCCAAGTTGCTGAGGACGGCACTCATGAGGAACTTTTCCAGAGGCGGGGAATGTACTATGAGATGGTCTTGGCTCAATCGCTGGACAGAGAGGTTGTCGAGATTGTCTAA